Proteins from a single region of Kluyveromyces lactis strain NRRL Y-1140 chromosome C complete sequence:
- the OAR1 gene encoding 3-oxoacyl-[acyl-carrier-protein] reductase (NADPH) (similar to uniprot|P35731 Saccharomyces cerevisiae YKL055C OAR1 Mitochondrial 3-oxoacyl-[acyl-carrier-protein] reductase may comprise a type II mitochondrial fatty acid synthase along with Mct1p) yields the protein MKQNLVSIVSGATRGIGSKIRDELLLSGYSVIYIGSNDDSVVKNQPRIKLNHGQFAKGISINFKGWPTWVDTTWSQFICRNGKIETKIESNDLMAGFDKKQYRLDLLVNCAGITQTTAAIKANTNEMADIMNVNFMSSVSLTQLALKQMIRNTKLHGHRGKIVNIASVLGDSSSNIIVPGTAMYSASKAAMIQYNRVLSEELKRLSIDVQTISPGLVESTDMIKTLDPEIQQKLREKLPNGELTSVNGIIAAMGLKNLA from the coding sequence ATGAAGCAAAACCTTGTTTCCATTGTGAGTGGAGCAACCAGAGGAATAGGGTCCAAGATCCGAGATGAGCTGTTACTAAGCGGATATTCGGTTATATATATTGGTAGTAACGACGACTCCGTTGTCAAAAACCAACCACGCATCAAATTGAACCATGGTCAATTTGCTAAAGGTATATCGATCAATTTTAAGGGCTGGCCAACATGGGTTGATACCACTTGGAGCCAGTTCATTTGTCGAAATGGCAAGATAGAGACTAAAATCGAATCGAACGATCTAATGGCTGGCTTTGATAAGAAACAGTACCGACTTGATCTCTTGGTAAATTGTGCCGGAATTACGCAAACTACAGCCGCTATCAAGGCTAATACCAACGAGATGGCTGACATTATGAATGTCAACTTCATGAGTTCGGTGAGTCTTACACAATTGGCATTGAAACAGATGATACGAAATACTAAGCTACACGGGCACCGAGGAAAGATCGTTAATATAGCATCAGTACTGGGAGATTCAAGCAGTAACATAATAGTACCGGGTACGGCCATGTACAGTGCATCCAAGGCTGCAATGATCCAATATAACCGCGTCCTATcggaagaattgaaacGATTGAGCATTGACGTCCAGACCATATCACCGGGGCTTGTCGAAAGTACAGATATGATCAAGACATTAGACCCAGAAATACAACAGAAACTGCGAGAAAAGTTACCGAACGGTGAATTGACGTCTGTAAACGGGATAATAGCTGCGATGGGGCTTAAAAACCTAGCATAA
- the TMA19 gene encoding Tma19p (highly similar to uniprot|P35691 Saccharomyces cerevisiae YKL056C RBF18 Hypothetical ORF) produces MIIYTDIISGDELLSDAYDLKLVDGVIYEADCDMVKVGGDNIDIGANPSAEDGGDDVEDGTELVNNVVHSFRLQQTAFDKKSFLTYIKGYMKEIKGRLQESNPDEVSVFEKGAQAYVKKVIGSFKDWEFFTGESMDPDGMLVLLNYREDGTTPFVAIWKHGVKAEKI; encoded by the coding sequence ATGATCATTTACACTGATATTATCTCTGGTGACGAACTATTGTCCGATGCCTACGACTTGAAGTTGGTTGACGGTGTCATTTACGAAGCTGACTGTGACATGGTCAAGGTTGGTGGTGACAACATCGATATCGGTGCCAACCCATCTGCTGAAGACGGTGGTGACGACGTCGAAGATGGTACTGAATTGGTCAACAATGTTGTTCACTCTTTCCGTTTGCAACAAACTGCTTTCGAcaagaaatctttcttgACTTACATCAAGGGTTACATGAAGGAAATCAAGGGTAGATTGCAAGAATCTAACCCAGACGAAGTTAGCGTTTTCGAAAAAGGTGCTCAAGCTTACGTCAAGAAGGTTATCGGTTCTTTCAAGGACTGGGAATTCTTCACTGGTGAATCCATGGACCCAGATGGAATGTTGGTCTTGTTGAACTACCGTGAAGATGGTACCACTCCATTCGTCGCTATCTGGAAGCACGGTGTCAAGGCTGAAAAGATCTAA
- the FAR8 gene encoding Far8p (similar to uniprot|Q05040 Saccharomyces cerevisiae YMR029C FAR8 Protein involved in G1 cell cycle arrest in response to pheromone in a pathway different from the Far1p-dependent pathway interacts with Far3p Far7p Far9p Far10p and Far11p), whose product MNSPSAHYTLPGVMHYLQTEYTKNERDRINWELERCEMKSRIAQLEGENRDLKSGLVKLQNQLKDSGCSSSGNLNENDETGKSLPLESWEQEEELLHSKLSVQENIKEIVYLLKSPPVTDQLESLNDKDDSVKKLESLNLFNVNNSSILKNGTDNRTEVKNEHKISNSQVDDGDLIINDKEANSTSSDVPNITLNRDWKDVINSPPGDDVSDAETVINTRRSRSSSLFSTQSNEMLKFHTYRFLQYHLSSISKLKLLGNNMLSFGSDGLLKHWLIEPSLNSNEKATKAFHCVPNLLGIFWLNKTRFMTVDETSVKLWNVSQSDPVISWDGLKDLEGLQSVDFKNKWLILTFVNEIRVWEIKIDDSSIVKVNEFVISVPNKILNCLLGLTEKSLIILNGSSKQNVKISIFDFQGSLLQQIDLSHSLTQFHHTNNELALNRSTSKLLVRFDTETLIYSFDQKKTILVSSTAESAISSIFLNDLEYTVTALKDGSILVKSIKEDGKVIRKYNHYEHPEKVPAEVQPIAIASTVIDDTPVIVSGGYNGVIRLEKIMSL is encoded by the coding sequence ATGAATTCACCTTCCGCTCATTATACATTGCCTGGTGTAATGCACTATTTGCAGACAGAATATACTAAGAATGAAAGGGACAGGATCAATTGGGAGTTGGAAAGATGTGAAATGAAATCGAGAATCGCCCAATTGGAAGGTGAGAATagagatttgaaatctggATTGGTTAAATTGCAGaaccaattgaaagattctgGCTGTTCGTCATCGGGGAACCTAAACGAAAACGATGAGACCGGAAAATCCTTGCCGCTAGAATCATGGGAGCAAGAGGAAGAACTGTTACATTCAAAACTATCGGTGCAAGAAAACATTAAAGAAATAGTGTACCTTTTGAAAAGCCCGCCAGTAACAGATCAGTTGGAATCATTGAATGATAAAGATGATTCGGTGAAAAAATTAGAATCCTTGAATTTGTTTAATGTCAACAACTCTAGCATTCTCAAGAATGGTACTGATAATAGAACCGAAGTTAAAAACGAACATAAAATAAGTAATTCGCAAGTTGACGACGGGGATCTTATCATCAATGATAAAGAGGCCAATAGTACCAGCAGTGATGTCCCAAATATCACTCTAAACAGGGATTGGAAAGATGTCATAAATTCACCCCCAGGAGATGACGTTTCTGATGCCGAAACTGTAATAAACACAAGGCGATCAAGATCATCGTCCTTGTTCTCAACACAATCCAATGAGATGCTCAAATTCCATACTTATCGTTTCTTACAGTATCATTTATCTTCAATTAGCAAATTGAAGCTTCTCGGAAACAACATGCTATCTTTTGGCTCAGATGGTTTACTAAAGCACTGGCTCATTGAACCTAGTTTGAACTCTAATGAAAAGGCAACCAAGGCGTTTCACTGTGTGCCTAACCTCTTGGGtattttttggttgaatAAAACAAGGTTTATGACTGTGGATGAAACTTCCGTCAAGTTGTGGAACGTAAGCCAGAGCGACCCTGTCATATCTTGGGATGGCCTCAAGGATTTAGAAGGCTTACAATCTGTagatttcaaaaataaatgGCTAATTTTGACTTTCGTTAACGAGATACGGGTCTGGGAAATTAAAATCGATGACTCCAGTATCGTTAAGGTTAATGAATTCGTCATTTCAGTCCCCAATAAGATTCTCAATTGTTTGTTGGGATTAACGGAAAAATCGCTTATAATATTAAATGGTAGTTCAAAACAAAACGTAAAGATTTCTATCTTCGACTTTCAAGGCTCCCTTTTACAACAAATCGATCTTTCTCATTCGCTGACCCAATTCCATCACACAAATAATGAATTAGCATTGAACAGGTCGACATCAAAATTGCTTGTGAGATTCGATACAGAAACTCTGATTTACTCTTTCGATCAGAAGAAGACCATTTTAGTGTCTTCTACCGCAGAATCTGCTATTTCCTCGATTTTCCTCAATGATTTGGAGTACACTGTCACCGCTTTGAAGGATGGTTCAATACTCGTGAAGtcaatcaaagaagatggtAAAGTAATTAGAAAATACAATCATTATGAACACCCTGAGAAGGTTCCCGCTGAAGTGCAACCAATTGCCATTGCATCCACAGTCATAGATGATACCCCTGTAATCGTTTCTGGTGGCTATAACGGTGTGATACGACTAGAAAAAATTATGAGCTTATGA
- the NUP120 gene encoding Nup120p (similar to uniprot|P35729 Saccharomyces cerevisiae YKL057C NUP120 Subunit of the Nup84p subcomplex of the nuclear pore complex (NPC) required for even distribution of NPCs around the nuclear envelope involved in establishment of a normal nucleocytoplasmic concentration gradient of the GTPase Gsp1p), which yields MTSFSRLNTNLLQLKSKHSSDNAQHLYVNGNVGSSTEEITSVEYSKLLQLKLIDESLSFQWCNNYTVLSIYSMKETFARKTIYIHFPKPLLNKWFTAVVYESSETTSNLCFDVILKDGIFINLSLPIDFILSRTRQNEYPENWLKVLNPYDFSVRPPQCLFHVDNTFSVVFLKDGGLLGLKRIPLEILNDFELQPVLFNDSSYFQSFTRMFSKYDNHNSAVVSAELLNDKYLVTLTNDATIKIWDLTTYQLNAHFDLKEKNQQVNYGAAGKYMIICGSLLFVYLPAGNGSFQVIQLENTHSSRISFKPLNVNIPLNLSSYSIWSLIDIQLVKSSIVKQSGLNLVLLWKSNTVTKLQLLSFEDSLYSSYKWIDGNSTYLSDLLDDSDLITNGNMEKALLNLKSHYSQSTYDDAQKILNKNNVMVQINDPHNQDYLNNLEALLKELHKQYQEPSTLTILDDEIIVVNSLHMYHHSTYKLDSQLETIFFNIFERKEPSSQLELFLNILHGFSTTITSETLNKISEKFLDMVNGSINPSLSLKNKITIVFQDCLTNGFQSANLSKLLENLNSIDVVEVLSEFIHCDLKVGAFSVIDLLDTDIFLSVLSMESLKQTLSIMDKFIIDILLVFTIVDINYEVFAEKLSKLITLHFNISLWLQVYQIDKLLAISETFGHVTKYNYGAQLKSYSDITDFTTLMVGFVKNSPTAEPPIFTRAFSDFILNGEDLTCAKQFLHFVAKPYHVSKDPVEELLYALSLFKCNEYDASIEIFLANDFSDELSLPKYLEVTENHVWYNLLHAINTKDKPAYYYELSVLCSKASSYANALKTIKKSISLDGTRADQLIQYLDTLIVFGDYKEVLDVLRLEQKVLDISLREKYYYTLLSDQKYSEMFTATLLQECYNANISNGSILLCVSDYKIIASILSSQVSLTDWNSYKKLFSFRILNQHERKACEELYDYVLFGSNDEVKEKCLLLISNVLKTFSDAKDQWFISYPGQIIHLHELNDKMNKCSK from the coding sequence ATGACCAGCTTTTCTCGTCTGAATACAAATTTACTACAATTAAAATCGAAGCACTCATCAGACAATGCCCAACATTTATACGTCAATGGGAATGTTGGATCATCTACAGAAGAAATAACTTCCGTAGAGTACAGCAAACTGTTGCAACTAAAATTAATTGATGAATCGTTGTCCTTCCAATGGTGTAATAATTACACTGTTTTGAGTATTTACTCCATGAAGGAAACTTTTGCAAGGAAAACCATATATATCCACTTTCCAAAACCTCTTCTGAACAAATGGTTTACTGCAGTCGTATACGAATCTAGTGAAACGACCTCCAACCTATGTTTTGATGTGATTTTAAAGGATggaattttcatcaacCTTTCATTGCCTATCGATTTTATTCTATCGAGAACTCGTCAAAATGAGTATCCTGAGAATTGGTTGAAGGTTTTAAACCCGTATGATTTCTCAGTACGTCCTCCACAGTGTCTATTTCATGTTGATAACACCTTCAGTGTAGTATTTCTAAAAGATGGTGGTCTTTTGGGGTTAAAACGTATTCCGCTCGAAATATTAAACGATTTTGAATTGCAACCTGTCCTATTCAATGATAGTTCatactttcaaagttttacaagaatgttttcaaagtacGATAACCACAACTCTGCAGTGGTATCTGCagaacttttgaatgaCAAGTATCTTGTCACATTAACGAATGATGCAACCATTAAAATCTGGGATTTAACCACATATCAACTAAATGCGCATTTCGATCTAAAAGAGAAAAACCAGCAGGTGAATTATGGAGCTGCCGGAAAATACATGATAATTTGTGGATCTCTCCTGTTTGTATACCTACCTGCAGGTAATGGATCGTTCCAAGTCATTCAATTAGAAAATACGCATTCTTCAAGAATCTCCTTCAAACCATTAAACGTTAATATACCTCTCAATCTTTCATCTTATTCAATATGGTCTTTAATTGACATTCAATTAGTAAAATCCTCAATTGTCAAACAATCGGGACTCAACTTGGTTTTATTATGGAAAAGTAACACAGTGACCAAGCTACAACTACTCTCCTTCGAAGACTCTCTGTATAGTAGCTACAAATGGATTGATGGTAACAGCACATACCTCTCTGATTTGCTTGATGACTCAGACCTAATAACAAACGGAAATATGGAAAAGGCTCTCCTCAATCTCAAGTCACACTACTCACAATCAACGTACGATGACGCACAAAAGATACTGAATAAAAATAATGTCATGGTGCAGATAAATGATCCTCATAATCAAgattatttgaataatCTAGAAgctcttttgaaagaacttcATAAACAATATCAGGAGCCTTCAACTCTAACTATTCTTGATGATGAGATAATTGTTGTTAACAGCTTACACATGTATCATCATTCCACGTATAAGTTAGACTCACAACTTGAAACAATTTTCTTTAACATTTTTGAGAGAAAGGAACCCTCGTCTCAACTAGAGCTTTTCTTAAATATCCTGCATGGTTTTTCAACAACCATTACATCTGAAACGTTAAATAAGATATCTGAGAAGTTCTTAGACATGGTAAATGGTTCAATAAATCCCTCgttatcattgaaaaataaaattacCATTGTCTTTCAAGATTGTCTAACAAATGGTTTCCAAAGTGCtaatttatcaaaattgtTGGAAAATCTAAATTCTATTGATGTGGTGGAGGTTTTATCCGAATTTATACACTGTGATTTGAAAGTAGGTGCTTTTTCAGTTATTGATTTATTAGATACTGACATTTTCTTATCTGTTTTGTCTATGGAATCCTTGAAGCAGACACTCTCCATTATGGATAAGtttatcattgatatattGTTAGTATTCACTATTGTGGATATCAACTATGAAGTTTTTGCAGAGAAGTTGTCTAAGTTAATTACCTTGCACTTCAATATCTCATTGTGGCTCCAAGTGTATCAAATAGATAAATTATTGGCAATTTCTGAGACCTTCGGTCATGTTACTAAATACAATTATGGTGcacaattgaaatcttaCAGCGATATAACCGACTTTACTACATTAATGGTTGGTTTTGTCAAGAATTCTCCAACAGCTGAACCTCCAATATTTACAAGAGCCTTTTCCGATTTCATATTGAACGGCGAAGATTTGACTTGTGCAAAGCAATTCCTACACTTTGTTGCTAAGCCTTACCATGTGTCCAAGGATCCAGTAGAAGAACTACTATATgctctttctttgttcaaatgcAATGAATATGATGCATCtattgaaatattcttgGCAAATGACTTCTCTGATGAGCTCTCACTACCTAAATATCTGGAGGTTACTGAAAATCACGTTTGGTACAATCTCCTTCATGCGATCAATACAAAAGATAAACCAGCATACTATTATGAACTTTCAGTTCTATGTTCCAAAGCTTCATCGTATGCTAATGCTTTAAAAACCATCAAAAAATCTATATCACTTGATGGTACAAGAGCAGATCAGTTGATACAATACTTAGATACATTGATAGTATTTGGCGATTATAAAGAAGTCCTGGATGTATTGAGGTTGGAACAAAAAGTCCTTGATATAAGCCTAAGAGAAAAATACTATTATACACTGCTGAGTGATCAAAAGTACAGTGAAATGTTCACTGCAACTTTACTCCAAGAATGCTACAATGCAAACATTTCCAACGGATCCATACTATTATGTGTGAGTGATTATAAAATTATAGCTTCAATTTTATCATCACAAGTTTCTCTCACTGATTGGAACAGCTATAAAAAGTTGTTCTCTTTCAGAATACTAAATCAACATGAAAGGAAAGCGTGCGAGGAACTATATGACTATGTACTCTTCGGATCGAACGACGAGGTTAAAGAAAAGTGCCTACTTCTAATATCCAATGTCTTAAAGACATTTTCAGATGCTAAGGACCAATGGTTCATCAGCTATCCAGGACAAATTATTCATTTACATGAATTGAATGACAAAATGAATAAGTGTTCAAAGTAG
- the TAP42 gene encoding Tap42p (similar to uniprot|Q04372 Saccharomyces cerevisiae YMR028W TAP42 Protein that physically associates with the protein phosphatase 2A and the SIT4 protein phosphatase catalytic subunits), translating into MNASQEYDKFLKEFAQIKESASRQDSKEYQEILTKCLAHGLNFKTFIQTKSHLFSTNETLDDVSTKSLRFLSLDYYLAQMMARKQVVTGSPAQRNIVRLKFLQKTVQLLVQFLVSLQDYCILPESLSKRVDKFESLWEPKLEELYSSAKDELKDATLKRQEKIELYRTGREMEMQIKLLENKLDNDDDDDAEETLRLLYLTQLKQLASESWNQLEQILMEIELLNNFTNSVSEDNSEERVPDTDTSEKDPTGYTEKLESLNKPLISKSGKVLRNFTLLDKKDQLKSKVFGYGQYGPTMTVEEFLAKEFEENRVLQGGAEPVEEEPDEDDFESNDLATYKARAWDDFTESNPKGSGNTMNRG; encoded by the coding sequence ATGAACGCTTCTCAAGAATATGATAAGTTCCTCAAGGAATTTGCCcaaatcaaagaatctgCCAGCAGACAGGACTCTAAAGAGTATCAGGAAATATTGACAAAATGTTTAGCGCACGGATTGAACTTCAAGACTTTCATACAAACGAAATCACATCTTTTTAGTACGAACGAAACCTTGGACGATGTTTCCACCAAATCATTAAGGTTTTTGTCCTTGGATTATTATCTCGCACAAATGATGGCTAGGAAGCAGGTGGTCACTGGTTCACCAGCACAGAGGAATATTGTAAGGCTTAAGTTCTTACAGAAGACGGTTCAGTTATTAGTGCAATTTTTAGTGTCTCTTCAAGACTATTGCATACTTCCGGAATCACTATCGAAAAGAGTCGataaatttgaatcattatGGGAACCTAAACTGGAGGAGCTTTACTCAAGTGCAAAagatgagttgaaagatgCGACATTGAAGAGACAGGAGAAGATCGAACTGTACAGAACCGGGAGAGAAATGGAGATGCAAATAAAACTCTTGGAAAATAAACTAGacaatgatgatgatgatgatgcaGAGGAAACGTTACGTCTATTGTATCTAACTCAATTGAAGCAACTAGCCTCAGAGAGCTGGAATCAATTGGAGCAGATTTTAATGGAGATCGAACTCTTAAATAATTTCACAAATTCTGTCTCGGAAGATAATTCGGAAGAGAGGGTACCCGATACTGATACATCTGAGAAAGACCCAACGGGATATACAGAGAAACTTGAATCATTAAATAAACCTTTGATCTCCAAATCCGGGAAAGTACTAAGAAACTTCACGTTACTAGATAAAAaggatcaattgaaatccAAAGTTTTTGGATATGGTCAATATGGACCGACAATGACGGTGGAAGAATTTTTGGcaaaagaatttgaagagaaCAGGGTCCTTCAAGGTGGGGCAGAACCcgtagaagaagaacctgATGAGGATGACTTTGAATCCAATGATCTTGCTACATATAAAGCAAGAGCATGGGATGACTTCACCGAATCCAATCCTAAAGGAAGCGGAAATACAATGAATAGAGGTTAA
- the TOA2 gene encoding transcription initiation factor IIA subunit gamma (similar to uniprot|P32774 Saccharomyces cerevisiae YKL058W TOA2 Transcription factor IIA small chain), whose translation MSTTGYYELYRRSTLGASLMDSLDTLISDGRIEASLAMTILETFDRVISDTLRDKTTSKLTFKGHLDTYRFCDDVWTFIVKDCIVKLDGQDQESELKCDKLHIVACNAKKNTE comes from the coding sequence ATGAGTACTACGGGTTATTATGAGTTATATCGTAGAAGTACGCTTGGGGCCAGTTTGATGGACTCATTAGATACATTAATCAGTGATGGACGAATTGAGGCGTCTCTAGCGATGACGATACTAGAGACCTTTGACAGGGTTATATCTGATACCTTACGGGATAAGACAACTTCAAAGCTGACATTCAAAGGTCATCTCGATACCTACCGTTTTTGCGATGACGTTTGGACGTTTATAGTTAAGGATTGTATAGTGAAGCTAGATGGACAAGATCAAGAatcagaattgaaatgTGATAAACTCCACATTGTTGCATGTAACGCTAAAAAGAATACcgaatga